A genomic window from Candidatus Bathyarchaeota archaeon includes:
- a CDS encoding ArgE/DapE family deacylase, whose amino-acid sequence MSVNLDYEIELLSRLVEINTESVPKKGYDECAQIIIDEAEKNGLKWEIVDGQKGAKDGLSRPNVIISLDSGSDTTLLVESHFDVVPTGTGWKYPPFKLTVEEDKAYGRGTADNKAGIAAALGAMRQLSNKELDFNIKLIAGVDEEIGGRYGVDYVMNQWGLNGDAALIVDAGPEGLFLGASGIIWGKITITGKQGHAGYPFKAKNAIHQTMKLLTEFKNYQKMVEKKQSVLRAPTGSPFDFVWGRYSVTMINAGEKENVIPGTCEARFDRRLLPEEPLEEAEEELMGFFQKAVEKTGCEATLELVNRQQGYHTSKDLVFVQTVLENIKKTTGQNLPLAAELGGNDGSFFAQKGIPVICHGTIREDTRYHGIDEFVYLQDMKNTRDLIINLGKEPKTKIK is encoded by the coding sequence ATGTCTGTAAACTTAGATTATGAGATTGAATTGTTGTCACGATTAGTGGAAATAAACACTGAATCAGTTCCAAAAAAAGGCTACGATGAATGTGCTCAGATAATTATTGATGAAGCAGAAAAAAACGGCTTGAAATGGGAAATAGTTGACGGCCAAAAAGGAGCAAAGGATGGGCTTTCCCGTCCAAATGTTATTATTAGTTTAGATTCTGGATCAGATACTACGTTGCTTGTTGAGTCTCATTTCGATGTTGTTCCAACTGGAACAGGATGGAAGTATCCTCCATTCAAACTTACTGTAGAAGAAGACAAAGCCTACGGGCGAGGAACAGCAGATAACAAAGCAGGCATCGCGGCGGCATTGGGTGCTATGCGTCAATTAAGCAACAAAGAGTTAGATTTTAACATTAAACTTATTGCCGGAGTGGACGAAGAAATCGGTGGCCGATACGGTGTCGACTACGTGATGAACCAATGGGGACTTAACGGCGATGCAGCTTTGATTGTTGATGCAGGCCCAGAAGGCTTGTTTTTGGGCGCCAGTGGAATTATCTGGGGAAAAATAACAATAACTGGAAAACAAGGCCATGCGGGGTATCCGTTCAAAGCAAAAAATGCGATTCATCAGACCATGAAATTGCTTACGGAGTTTAAAAACTATCAGAAAATGGTGGAAAAAAAGCAGTCTGTGTTGCGTGCACCAACGGGTTCTCCGTTTGATTTTGTTTGGGGCAGATATTCTGTAACTATGATAAATGCTGGAGAAAAAGAAAACGTAATACCCGGCACTTGTGAGGCTCGTTTTGACCGACGGTTGCTACCTGAAGAGCCATTAGAAGAAGCAGAGGAAGAACTGATGGGTTTTTTCCAAAAAGCAGTTGAAAAAACTGGTTGTGAAGCAACCTTAGAATTGGTTAATCGTCAGCAGGGTTATCATACGTCTAAGGATTTGGTTTTTGTTCAGACAGTTTTGGAGAATATTAAGAAAACTACAGGGCAAAACTTGCCTTTAGCTGCAGAATTAGGAGGAAATGATGGAAGCTTTTTTGCACAAAAAGGAATTCCAGTGATCTGTCACGGAACAATACGGGAAGACACAAGATACCACGGAATCGATGAATTCGTTTATCTGCAAGACATGAAAAACACACGGGACCTAATCATAAATCTGGGAAAAGAGCCAAAAACCAAAATCAAGTAA
- a CDS encoding Lrp/AsnC ligand binding domain-containing protein has product MESYLLLECTSGTIWKVAEAILKIEGIKMAHVVTGNYDVIAFAECSNIDELTNIIQKVQALNGVEKTQTAVAMPKQDI; this is encoded by the coding sequence TTGGAAAGCTATTTGTTACTTGAGTGTACCTCAGGAACCATCTGGAAAGTCGCAGAAGCCATACTGAAAATCGAAGGAATAAAAATGGCCCACGTAGTAACAGGCAACTACGATGTTATTGCCTTCGCAGAATGCTCAAACATCGACGAACTAACAAACATAATCCAAAAAGTGCAAGCCCTAAACGGGGTAGAAAAAACTCAAACAGCAGTTGCCATGCCTAAACAAGACATCTAA
- a CDS encoding right-handed parallel beta-helix repeat-containing protein, which translates to MKKIQSTIVLALLLSVIFFSFPRIEVYAEQNTLVVPDDYGSIQEAIDNALIGDIVYVRSGDYHENVLINKSLSLIGENVDTTVIDGFPTLETRRIPIRINADNVSVSCFKILYGYAGIQLASVKNCVISGNRIAGGVHGILLSCSENNNITENYFESIGSSGSIRLWGSSNNFVYKNYITAFVEGIQIYSSHNNTVAENTIENCTVVTTVNVGIRFQNSHQNTITRNTITDAGTGIVIYTSNNNTIYHNNFINNIEQLSANEWYAQTFGYTYSNNTINENYWTDYPGEDVDGNGFGDSAYVIDEHNQDNNALMTKVDITKIPEFPTWTILPILSTITLVVIIAKQKLKQNANKGAF; encoded by the coding sequence ATGAAGAAAATTCAATCTACAATAGTGTTAGCATTACTTCTTTCTGTTATTTTTTTCTCTTTTCCACGAATAGAAGTTTATGCAGAACAGAACACCCTTGTTGTTCCTGACGATTATGGTTCTATCCAAGAGGCTATTGATAATGCGTTAATTGGAGATATTGTTTATGTACGAAGTGGGGATTATCATGAGAATGTTCTGATTAACAAATCGTTATCTTTGATTGGAGAAAATGTTGACACAACAGTAATTGATGGATTCCCCACCTTAGAGACTCGTAGAATCCCCATTAGGATAAACGCAGATAATGTGTCGGTTTCTTGTTTCAAGATACTTTATGGTTATGCAGGAATCCAATTGGCGTCTGTAAAAAATTGTGTCATTTCAGGGAATAGGATAGCAGGGGGCGTGCATGGAATATTATTAAGCTGTTCTGAAAACAACAACATAACTGAAAACTATTTTGAGTCAATTGGAAGTTCAGGCTCTATTCGACTTTGGGGGTCATCCAATAATTTTGTTTATAAAAATTACATTACAGCATTTGTTGAGGGCATCCAGATTTATAGTAGCCACAACAACACAGTTGCTGAAAACACAATCGAAAACTGCACAGTTGTAACCACCGTAAATGTAGGAATAAGATTTCAAAACTCTCATCAAAACACGATAACAAGAAACACAATAACAGATGCAGGAACTGGGATTGTAATCTACACTTCCAACAACAACACAATATATCATAACAACTTCATTAACAACATTGAACAGCTTTCTGCCAATGAGTGGTATGCACAAACCTTTGGGTATACTTATTCGAACAACACGATTAACGAAAACTATTGGACCGATTACCCTGGAGAAGATGTAGATGGAAACGGTTTTGGAGATTCAGCGTACGTTATTGATGAACACAACCAAGATAACAACGCATTAATGACTAAAGTTGACATTACTAAAATCCCCGAATTTCCAACATGGACCATTTTGCCAATACTAAGCACCATAACGTTGGTAGTGATAATCGCTAAACAAAAACTAAAACAAAATGCAAACAAGGGAGCATTTTAA
- a CDS encoding right-handed parallel beta-helix repeat-containing protein, with protein MNKIKLLFSVFLISLLVLASIPKIRVVKAQGNTIYIKADGTVEGTDKIQREGNVYTLLGNLRLERLPHADQDGIYVEKDNIVRDGAGFTVQADTRGIVLSERNNVTVKNVKIEIGGGYGIYLVDTSNCLIFNNTVSGDAYNLYLWRSANNTIERNTISNAFRGILIYDSFDNSILENGVTDGVVGIELQNCANNLLRNNQMRNNRANFEVSAYPTHKVLNDVDVSNMVDGLPIYYWVNEENRTVPSDAGCVVLINCTRITVNNLDFSRNGQGIKIFSTTNSTLTQNTMIGAGGRGIELVHSSNINIIENNVQNFSMGISLQESSHNFITKNSITQNSYAGIITESNSTENTISENEIASNDYGISERGGNNILSQNKITANDFGISVHSSNNKISDNIICENNAMGIILDAGSNILTGNNVTDNKNYGIYVSSGNALRNNRMTNNRINFDVRGISFENDVDTSNLVDGKPIIYWVNQQNKIVPHEAGYVALVKCENITVQNLNLANNGDGIFLAFTNHSTITGNIITNNNNGIKFWGSSSNIIVGNNIRENGDGVFFSGAMFLNVFYYPSPNNIIYYNNFVDNENNVADVAEGAWWQDLTPAVNIWDNGSEGNYWSNYNGTDSNGDEIGESPYAINEKNHDNYPLMSPVNIFDAGIWEWIPYSVFVLSNSTVSDFSFSPENALIQFDVEDENGTIGFCRVMVPKGLLSTEGNWTVLVDGAFVTTTVNEDKTSTYLYFTYNHSNKTVEIIGIDAIPEFLSWIILPLFLGSAFVMVFFKKKNGFGEIK; from the coding sequence ATGAACAAAATTAAACTATTATTTTCTGTTTTTCTGATTTCTCTCCTTGTTTTGGCATCTATTCCTAAGATTAGAGTAGTTAAGGCACAGGGCAATACGATTTACATTAAAGCTGATGGAACAGTTGAGGGAACAGACAAGATTCAACGAGAAGGAAATGTTTACACTCTTTTGGGAAATTTACGACTTGAACGCCTTCCACATGCTGATCAAGATGGAATATATGTTGAGAAGGATAATATTGTGAGAGATGGAGCAGGTTTCACTGTTCAAGCAGACACTCGCGGTATAGTTCTCTCAGAGAGAAATAATGTAACAGTGAAAAATGTAAAAATAGAGATAGGCGGCGGATACGGAATCTATCTAGTTGACACTTCAAACTGTCTAATCTTTAACAATACTGTATCTGGTGATGCTTACAATCTCTATTTATGGCGATCAGCTAACAACACAATTGAAAGAAACACAATATCAAATGCTTTTCGTGGCATCCTAATTTATGATTCTTTTGATAATTCTATCTTGGAAAATGGGGTAACTGACGGTGTAGTAGGTATCGAGCTGCAAAATTGTGCAAATAACCTGTTAAGAAACAATCAAATGAGAAATAATAGAGCTAATTTTGAGGTCAGTGCCTACCCAACTCATAAAGTACTTAACGATGTTGATGTTTCAAACATGGTTGATGGGTTACCGATTTATTATTGGGTTAATGAAGAAAACAGAACTGTGCCCTCAGATGCTGGATGTGTGGTGCTGATAAATTGTACCCGTATTACTGTTAACAATTTGGATTTTTCCCGGAATGGACAAGGAATAAAAATTTTTTCTACAACCAATTCCACACTAACTCAAAACACAATGATAGGTGCAGGGGGAAGAGGAATAGAGCTTGTTCACTCTTCGAACATCAACATCATAGAAAATAATGTTCAAAACTTTTCAATGGGAATTAGTCTTCAAGAGTCCTCCCATAATTTCATCACAAAAAATTCGATAACACAAAATAGTTATGCAGGCATCATTACAGAATCAAACTCCACAGAAAACACGATTTCAGAAAATGAAATAGCCTCAAACGATTATGGCATCAGCGAAAGAGGCGGAAACAACATCCTTTCTCAAAACAAAATAACAGCTAATGATTTTGGCATCTCAGTACATTCATCTAACAACAAGATTTCTGATAACATTATTTGTGAAAATAATGCGATGGGCATAATCCTAGATGCTGGTTCGAACATCCTGACTGGAAACAATGTGACAGACAATAAAAATTATGGAATTTACGTTTCTTCTGGCAACGCCCTCAGAAACAATAGGATGACCAACAACCGCATTAACTTTGATGTTCGGGGAATCAGCTTCGAAAATGATGTTGACACATCAAACCTTGTTGATGGAAAACCAATAATCTACTGGGTTAACCAGCAAAACAAAATTGTGCCCCACGAAGCGGGGTATGTTGCACTCGTTAAGTGTGAAAACATAACTGTTCAAAACCTGAACCTCGCCAACAATGGAGATGGAATATTTCTAGCATTCACAAACCACTCGACAATAACTGGAAACATCATCACAAACAATAATAACGGCATCAAATTCTGGGGTTCCTCAAGCAACATAATAGTTGGAAACAACATAAGGGAGAATGGAGACGGTGTTTTCTTCAGCGGAGCCATGTTCCTGAATGTGTTTTATTATCCTTCTCCTAACAATATCATCTATTACAACAATTTTGTGGATAACGAAAATAATGTGGCTGATGTTGCAGAGGGCGCTTGGTGGCAAGATTTGACTCCTGCCGTTAATATTTGGGATAATGGAAGTGAGGGAAACTACTGGAGCAACTATAATGGCACAGACAGTAACGGCGACGAAATTGGAGAATCCCCATATGCCATAAACGAAAAAAATCACGACAATTACCCGCTTATGTCTCCTGTTAATATTTTTGATGCTGGAATATGGGAATGGATTCCCTACAGCGTTTTTGTGTTAAGCAATTCCACGGTTTCAGATTTCAGTTTCAGTCCTGAAAACGCTCTGATACAGTTTGATGTAGAGGATGAAAATGGCACAATAGGGTTCTGTAGAGTAATGGTTCCCAAAGGTCTGTTAAGCACAGAAGGCAACTGGACTGTTCTAGTGGATGGAGCTTTTGTTACGACAACAGTCAACGAAGACAAGACTAGCACTTACCTTTATTTCACCTACAATCACAGCAACAAAACAGTGGAAATAATTGGAATAGATGCAATTCCAGAGTTTCTTTCATGGATTATTTTACCTTTGTTTTTAGGGTCTGCTTTTGTGATGGTGTTTTTTAAAAAGAAAAATGGATTTGGAGAAATTAAATGA
- a CDS encoding ribbon-helix-helix protein, CopG family yields MELLNKLTEQGVYNSRNEAIRAALRLLYEHHELKISPTKNMTQHKSQPNYTSRKHPN; encoded by the coding sequence ATGGAATTGTTAAATAAACTAACAGAACAAGGAGTTTATAACAGCCGAAACGAAGCTATACGAGCCGCTCTGAGATTACTCTACGAACACCACGAACTAAAAATATCCCCTACAAAAAATATGACTCAACACAAGTCACAACCAAATTACACATCTCGTAAACATCCCAATTAA
- a CDS encoding winged helix-turn-helix transcriptional regulator produces the protein MVEDKIEEETYSLIFTSLKHPIRRRILRMLADKPLTYSEILEILNIDSGHLSYHLENLGDLTVHSNNGQYQLSSFGKAAVKLMGGVEDQTPPKHKQKAKPIQILNKIYPIILALALISASLHLVNYTTRIETLSTSTASSNYWVYDIITFRLIKDQSFTISANIQYEQGLKDKIQFMGENDAWLFFIPELQNSLTGWDETTIWLETETKKVPSWLYFEPPEEISVKIDGDQTSNKEYNTTLFLRLPINETIMFNGSGFEFEISSPDGTIKREYYQKDINSLDINSFPSVTITQEGTYTFNITNPNNLGDQSGALTLNIQIVHFEKPYFYWGVAGAIIAAGYIVLVTFTKAESKNKSHK, from the coding sequence ATGGTTGAAGATAAAATTGAGGAAGAAACTTATTCACTGATTTTTACGTCGTTAAAACATCCCATACGAAGAAGAATTCTAAGAATGCTTGCAGACAAACCATTAACTTACTCTGAGATTCTAGAAATCCTCAACATCGATAGCGGTCATCTAAGTTACCACCTAGAAAATCTAGGAGACCTAACAGTTCATTCCAACAACGGGCAATACCAGCTTTCCAGTTTTGGAAAAGCAGCAGTTAAGCTTATGGGAGGTGTTGAAGACCAAACACCCCCAAAGCATAAACAAAAAGCTAAACCAATACAAATCTTAAACAAAATTTACCCAATTATCTTGGCTTTAGCATTAATTAGTGCAAGTCTTCATCTTGTTAATTATACAACGAGAATTGAAACATTATCGACGTCTACTGCAAGCTCAAATTACTGGGTTTATGATATTATTACGTTTAGGCTAATAAAAGATCAATCATTTACAATTTCTGCAAACATACAATATGAACAGGGACTGAAAGATAAGATACAATTTATGGGTGAAAATGATGCATGGCTGTTTTTTATACCTGAATTGCAAAACAGTCTTACGGGTTGGGATGAAACAACAATTTGGCTTGAAACAGAAACCAAAAAAGTTCCATCTTGGCTGTATTTTGAACCCCCAGAAGAAATTTCAGTAAAAATTGATGGGGACCAAACATCAAATAAAGAATATAACACGACATTATTCCTAAGGCTCCCCATCAATGAAACAATAATGTTTAACGGTTCAGGGTTTGAATTTGAAATTTCGTCACCGGATGGGACAATTAAACGTGAATACTATCAAAAAGACATTAATTCACTTGACATTAACAGTTTTCCTTCAGTAACAATCACTCAAGAAGGAACTTACACATTCAACATTACTAACCCAAACAATCTAGGTGACCAAAGTGGAGCTTTAACTTTAAACATTCAGATTGTGCATTTTGAGAAGCCTTACTTTTATTGGGGCGTAGCAGGCGCCATAATTGCAGCAGGATACATTGTTTTAGTCACATTTACGAAAGCTGAATCAAAAAACAAATCACACAAATGA